A segment of the Streptomyces sp. XD-27 genome:
CGCGGCCGAGACGCGGTAGCCGCCGGTGGCGAGCGCGCGCGGCGCCGCGGCGGTGAACCAGTCGTGGCGCGGGCCGAGGACGAGGGGCAGCACGAGTTCGCGGGCGAACCCGGTACGGGCCGCGACCGGATCCGCCACCGCGGGCGGCGGCCCGTACGGCACGCCCAGCCGCAGCACGCGGCCGTCGGCCAGCGGCGCCGGACCGAGGCCGGAGAGGACGTCCGTGGCGCGGCTGCCGAGCTCCGGCTCCGCCGCGACCCCGCCGCCGAACGCGACGTAGGCGCGCACCCCGTGGGTGGCGGTGCCCACTTCCAGCAGCGACCCGGCGGGTACGCGCACCGGGGCGCCCCAGGCCGCGGGCCGACCGTCGACGGTGACCGGGCAGGCGGCGCCGGTGACCGCCGCGATGGCCGCCCGGCGCAGCCGTACCGCGCAGCCGGTGAGCGTCGCCTCCAACGTGGCGGCCGTCTCCGG
Coding sequences within it:
- a CDS encoding biotin-dependent carboxyltransferase family protein, encoding MTDRAFAVVRAGVLTTVQDLGRPGYAHLGVPRSGALDLGAHRLANRLVGNPETAATLEATLTGCAVRLRRAAIAAVTGAACPVTVDGRPAAWGAPVRVPAGSLLEVGTATHGVRAYVAFGGGVAAEPELGSRATDVLSGLGPAPLADGRVLRLGVPYGPPPAVADPVAARTGFARELVLPLVLGPRHDWFTAAAPRALATGGYRVSAASNRIGLRTEGPALERARVDELPSEGMVRGAVQVPPDGRPVLFLADHPTTGGYPVIGVVPEAHLDAAAQALPGTPVRFLPRRPRRGGACGGLLP